One genomic window of Numida meleagris isolate 19003 breed g44 Domestic line chromosome 1, NumMel1.0, whole genome shotgun sequence includes the following:
- the LOC110399953 gene encoding lymphotactin-like yields the protein MKLHTTGILVIVWLGIFTLHTTEGSVASQSMRKLSCVNLSAQKVDIRSIVSYEKQKVPVEAIMFITSNGIKICVHPDQKWVQNAMKRIDKRRTSKRR from the exons ATGAAACTCCATACCACAGGTATCCTGGTCATAGTCTGGCTTGGCATCTTCACTCTGCACACAACAGAAG GGAGCGTTGCAAGTCAGTCAATGCGCAAATTGTCTTGCGTAAATCTATCTGCGCAGAAAGTGGACATCAGAAGTATTGTCAGctatgaaaagcagaaagttcCAGTAGAAGCTATCAT GTTTATCACCTCAAATGGTATCAAGATCTGTGTACATCCCGATCAGAAATGGGTGCAGAATGCTATGAAGAGAATAGACAAAAGACGTACTAGCAAGAGAAGATAA